A stretch of DNA from Solea solea chromosome 11, fSolSol10.1, whole genome shotgun sequence:
GCGCTCCCGTCGACACGTCAGGAGGAGGCAGCCCTTCTGGTGCTGAAgctgacgaggaggaggaggatgaagatgatgatggcgGTGTTGGAGGAGCAACGTTGAGTTcgctctcccccctccccctttttcccactcctgccttttttttattttgataacatttaaaacacataataGCGACATAAGAGATAACACCGCCGACTTGACCTGATACCGTTCGCCGCCTCCCTCCTGTCTCCCTAGCCGAGACCGAGATGGGGAACGAAGCGAGCATGGAGGGCGGCGGGCAGCCCGGTGAGCCTGGATCCGCCGTGATGATGGGAACAGCGATGCCCGGAGGACCCGCAGCTGGACCAGGGACAGGACAGCACATGAAGCCGGTGAACGGAACCGCTGCCGGCGGAGGGATGGGAGTAGGAGGCCCCGGGATGGAGATGACAAGGTAGGAGCACAAGTGGTGGACGTGTTTCGGGTGAAGGGGGCTCAATAGTCAGCATCCCAACGCGGAAACGGTTGATGGAGAGCGGGAGCATAGATGTGATTCGTGCCAGGTGTTATTGGGATGGGATTACGACGGTGTTTCAAAGTGTTTCCCCGTGTCCGTGCAGCGATGTTTAAAGATGACTGACAGAGGACTGACAGCCTCGGGATGCTGAGATagggaaaaaaagcaagagagctgtccgtggtgctgataTACTAGCAGCGGTTCATTCTGAACACGCGTGGGTTTCACAGGACAGGTTTGACATTGCAGGTTAAGGTTACTGCCACTGTGCTCAGTGTCATCTCGAAAacgctgtgctgtttttttttttgtttttttgttttttttgaccccGTCGTGCTGTGATAGTATTTCCATGctccttcaaacacacacatcattgacaGCCTTCGTTTTTTCCCCCCGCCCCTGATTGTCCTTTAAAATCTTTCACTGGAAACGTTTTTGTGGTTCATGTTAGAGATGTGATGCATTTGCCTCCATATACTATCCATTCTTTCCGCATGGGCGAGGGGAGGGTGcgctctgtgtatgtgtgtgtgtgtccccgtTAAAGGGGCTTGCCTGGCTTTGTaggcgcgcgtgtgtgtgtgtgtgtagtcctgGTACTATCAGCAATACCACCATTTCCCGCTACTGACGTATAGACGCGCCTGACAGACAGATGATGATGCTTGTATAGCGACATATACCTtgactcacactcacagctcTCTACAGTACGTGCCTATACATGGAAAAACGATAGAAACCCACAGATGTATGTATGTTGAAAATGGAGAGCAGCAGAATGGATCAATATGTTGGGTGTGACATTTGCAGCCTTTGCATCATTATGATAAAGCAGTGTCAGTGCAGCGATGCAACATCCaaacattcatatatatatatatatatatatatcatcatcataacaGGTCCTATATCATATCACACCGTGCACGTGAGACACAACATACATTGCATTGTATTATCATCATCCAGTGTGTACCACGTCATTGCATAACATGTATAGCATGTGTCCTAACCTGATATAGCATGATGTCCTGACATAACTGTACAGTCGACACAAACAGGAGTATAGGGCTACAGctggcctacacacacacacacacacacacatacacacacacaccgcagtcACGGACATATCCAGGGTTTGATTCATGCCTCTGtagaagagcagagcagagcagagcagcacagaCCAATCCACGGTTATATAACACAGGGAAGCAAATGACTGTTCCTGATGAATGACAACACAGCTGGTCGTGCTCTGATGcattatctgtgtgtttactgtgtccAGGACATacactgtgatttttttttcttcctttgctATTTCTATAAACTGTTTGGTTGTGCAGACCTGCAGTCTCAACCGTCGCCGTCCATCCTTTCAATTGCATTTCGGAATAAAAGCCGAGGGTTTTTTGCAGGATGCAGAGCCTGCACGTTAAGTCTTTACTGGCGTAATGCAAGGCCATGTGAACAGATTGAATCACGTGCAGAGCGTGTtcacccaccccccccacctTTCTTACTCttacacactccctctctcctctgcactgCTCTGGCTGCctgcttctctccctctccctcgaCCACCGTCTCTTCTGCACACATGTACACTTTACTTCTCCTTCCATCTctctgtacatttttttttttcccatttgtttttctttcatgctCCCCTTCTTCCTTCATAGCCACTCTCTTTATTTTTAAGTCAATCTCTGCACATTTGCCTGCCACACTCTATTATTTCCATTTGTCTCAAAATTACTGTAACATTCTACTCCAGGTATTATTTTATGCTCTTTACTCTTATGACAGTCAGTCcttgtcttcttcctctcttttattttaattagctCATCTTGTTAAATCAGTGGGATGCAGTTCAGTTACAAATATTATATTtcatggaaagaaagaaagaaattcgGCATATTTGTGACTCCTAATCTTTTGTATAGTTACCATAAAATATTTTGCATAAATTAATAATCAGGTTTTAAGATGCACACACTGTAAGattgtaatattatataaaatacccccccaaaaaacatacagtatgtgtttactTTTCCTCAAATGCAATGGTGTTGTTGCACATCTGTTATACTGtacacttcctcttcctccccttccATCTCTCGCTCCCTCCTCACGCCCCTCTCAACCAGTAACCACAAGCCCATAAATGGCTCTGCCATTATAATGGGATACGACCCTAGTGCTATATAGGTTAGTGAAGTACAGATAAGGAGAGCTGGATGCTAAAAGTGAGGGAAAATAAGAGGGAAAAACCGAGCGGGAACTGAAATGGGAACACAGGAATGGAGGAAGGAGGGAATAGAATCTGCTGGAAATAGATCAAGTGCAGTCAGCGATACAATGGTAGAAAACCTTAAGGAATACTGGGGTGGGGGGGATGATGTAGTGATTAATCAAAAGGTGTGTAAACCTGTTATCCCCAGTCTGGGATCACATGAGAACACCCTGCAATATCAACAAAAATCCATCATATATCATCACAACAACTGACCTGATTTATATCTATGACCTGAACCACcaatttaaaacttattttatagttttacttATTAACAGTCAAAAATACTCTGACAATGACGAAGCACCGTTTAATTCTTCTTCctattattttttcatttcttttctgcaCATGAAGACTGGGGCTAAGGTCAGAGAAAGATACTGATCAGACGGGATTGCTCTATAAAAGGTTTTCATATCCGATACATGGGCTGGTTTCAGTGATCCGAACAATAGATGGTTGGATTAAAAACTCTAGATGTTCCTCTTTTCACTTCTGCTCTGaaaacatttcatgttttgttcaAACACACCGCGAAGATGACTTGCAACGTCATCATATATCAttagacaggaaaaaaaaataataaatgaataaattaggattatactgattaaaaaaaatgtccagcTGATACTATCTCGTGATAGTGATATCAGCCTAATGCAATCTCTTTTATATGTATTAACAATATATCTTTATATTCAGCCTTTTCCAAAAACATTGCTCCTTGAGGTTTAATGGATCGTATCGTT
This window harbors:
- the LOC131468219 gene encoding rRNA 2'-O-methyltransferase fibrillarin-like: MGNEASMEGGGQPGEPGSAVMMGTAMPGGPAAGPGTGQHMKPVNGTAAGGGMGVGGPGMEMTRGQMGSPKPAMQQGGHGGGGMGRIGGGGMGGGRVGGMGGGGG